From Desulfuromonas soudanensis, the proteins below share one genomic window:
- the pstA gene encoding phosphate ABC transporter permease PstA, translating to MSRKFWREGEPLVWGTAAALTLTLLIAATLVIVVLVNGLGVFWPSPVASATLADGSRVMGEIVGREPIPEDSGERLQFKIGNRDLYGLDFRWIDASAIVSLDHPRDALVLERQENGNFYGTLLDASGPTAAVSDGDPATRLATLRKITERRQAEIEEVGDELSDLNSRIVDLTTQRRDRIHRGERPDAPALQELEAQAAALRAVYEEDLARQEEMYADLQGYTATVADASGVEKVIPLSTIVRAYRPNAMTGLEKVLFYLSKLKELLLGEPRESNTEGGLFPAIFGTVMLIFLMSLVTFPLGVMAAVYLREYAREGMVVRLVRIAVNNLAGIPSIVYGIFGLAFFIYGIGASIDQMFFPERLPAPTFGTGGILWASLTLALLTVPVVIVATEEALGAIPAGVREGSLALGATKFQTLTRTLLPMASPGIMTGLILAMARAAGEVAPLMITGVVKLAPALPLDGQFPFLHLDRKFMHLGFHIYDIAFQSPNAEAARPMVFVTTLLLVLIVLGMSSVAIVLRNRMKKRYTYGTF from the coding sequence ATGAGCAGAAAATTCTGGCGTGAAGGAGAACCCCTGGTCTGGGGGACGGCGGCGGCCCTGACCCTGACTCTGCTGATCGCCGCCACCCTGGTGATCGTGGTTCTGGTCAACGGCCTCGGCGTCTTCTGGCCGTCGCCGGTCGCCAGTGCGACCCTTGCCGACGGCTCCAGGGTCATGGGGGAGATTGTCGGTCGCGAGCCGATCCCCGAAGACAGCGGTGAGCGTCTGCAGTTCAAGATCGGCAACCGCGATCTCTACGGCCTCGATTTCCGCTGGATCGACGCTTCGGCCATCGTCTCCCTCGACCATCCCCGGGACGCCCTGGTCCTCGAGCGCCAGGAAAACGGTAATTTCTACGGAACCCTGCTGGATGCGAGCGGGCCGACGGCGGCGGTTTCTGACGGTGACCCGGCCACGCGCCTGGCCACCCTGAGAAAGATCACCGAACGGCGGCAGGCCGAAATCGAAGAGGTCGGCGACGAACTCTCCGACCTCAACAGCCGCATAGTCGATCTCACAACGCAGCGACGCGACCGGATCCATCGCGGCGAACGTCCCGATGCCCCGGCCCTGCAGGAACTGGAAGCACAGGCGGCGGCACTGCGCGCCGTCTATGAAGAGGACCTGGCGCGGCAGGAGGAGATGTACGCCGATTTGCAGGGATACACGGCGACGGTCGCCGATGCCTCCGGCGTCGAGAAAGTCATCCCCCTGTCCACCATCGTGCGAGCCTACCGCCCCAATGCCATGACGGGACTCGAGAAGGTCCTCTTTTATCTCTCCAAGCTCAAGGAGCTCCTCCTCGGGGAGCCCCGGGAATCGAACACCGAAGGGGGACTCTTCCCGGCGATCTTCGGCACCGTCATGCTGATCTTCCTCATGAGCCTGGTGACCTTTCCCCTCGGGGTGATGGCCGCCGTCTACCTCCGCGAGTATGCCCGGGAGGGAATGGTGGTGCGCCTGGTGCGTATCGCCGTCAACAATCTCGCCGGAATCCCCTCTATCGTTTACGGGATCTTCGGACTCGCCTTCTTCATCTACGGCATCGGCGCCTCCATCGATCAGATGTTTTTCCCCGAGCGCCTCCCGGCGCCGACCTTCGGCACCGGCGGGATCCTCTGGGCCAGCCTGACCCTGGCCCTCCTCACCGTCCCGGTGGTGATCGTCGCCACCGAGGAGGCCCTGGGGGCGATTCCCGCCGGGGTTCGCGAGGGATCCCTGGCCCTGGGAGCGACCAAGTTCCAGACCCTGACCCGCACCCTACTCCCCATGGCCTCGCCGGGGATCATGACGGGACTGATTCTGGCCATGGCCCGGGCCGCCGGCGAGGTGGCGCCCCTGATGATCACCGGCGTCGTCAAGCTGGCCCCGGCCCTCCCCCTCGACGGCCAGTTCCCCTTCCTGCACCTCGACCGCAAGTTCATGCACCTCGGCTTTCACATCTACGACATCGCCTTCCAGTCCCCCAACGCCGAGGCGGCGCGGCCGATGGTCTTCGTCACCACCTTGCTCCTGGTGCTGATCGTTCTCGGGATGAGCAGCGTCGCCATCGTCCTGCGCAACAGGATGAAAAAACGCTACACCTACGGAACGTTTTAG
- the pstB gene encoding phosphate ABC transporter ATP-binding protein PstB, with translation MNNATTLSIKDPIVEVKNLRFYYGASEALHNLNIDFPRRQVTALIGPSGCGKSTFLRCLNRMNDLVDGSRVVGSIRLNGTDIHSSAMDVIELRRRVGMVFQKSNPFPKSIYENVIYGLRIAGVKDRALLDETVEKSLKGAALWDEVKDRLHDSALGFSGGQMQRLCIARAIAVNPEVILMDEPCSALDPKSTARVEELIGELRKDFTIIIVTHNMQQAARVSDYTAFLYEGLLIEYGLTDKIFMKPKNKQTEDYITGRFG, from the coding sequence ATGAACAACGCCACCACCCTCTCCATCAAGGATCCCATCGTCGAGGTCAAAAATCTCCGTTTCTACTACGGAGCCTCCGAGGCCCTGCACAATCTCAACATCGATTTTCCCCGGCGCCAGGTCACCGCCCTCATCGGCCCTTCGGGGTGCGGCAAGTCGACCTTTTTGCGCTGCCTGAACCGGATGAACGACCTCGTCGACGGTTCCCGGGTCGTCGGCTCCATTCGCCTCAACGGCACGGACATCCATTCCTCGGCGATGGACGTCATCGAACTGCGCCGCCGGGTCGGCATGGTTTTTCAGAAATCCAACCCCTTTCCCAAGTCGATCTACGAAAACGTCATCTACGGTCTTCGCATCGCCGGAGTCAAGGACCGGGCGCTCCTCGACGAGACGGTGGAAAAAAGTCTGAAGGGGGCGGCCCTCTGGGACGAAGTCAAGGACCGGCTCCACGATTCGGCCCTCGGCTTCTCCGGCGGCCAGATGCAGCGCCTCTGCATCGCCCGGGCCATCGCCGTCAATCCCGAAGTCATCCTCATGGACGAGCCGTGCAGCGCCCTCGATCCCAAGTCGACGGCCCGGGTCGAGGAGCTCATCGGCGAGCTGCGCAAGGATTTCACCATCATCATCGTCACTCACAACATGCAGCAGGCGGCCCGGGTCTCGGACTACACCGCCTTTCTCTACGAGGGGCTCCTCATCGAATACGGCCTCACCGACAAGATTTTCATGAAGCCGAAAAACAAGCAGACCGAGGACTACATAACCGGCCGCTTCGGCTGA